From the genome of Halictus rubicundus isolate RS-2024b chromosome 2, iyHalRubi1_principal, whole genome shotgun sequence, one region includes:
- the Sbat gene encoding LSMD1 domain-containing protein Sbat, with the protein MKEGHNISNVTNDDCVHENGEAISTKDSPARQKLRGWLNRNLRIKMTDGRVLMGVFLCTDRDANVILGSCSEFLSEDHTEARTLGLVMIPGRHIVSIHLDA; encoded by the exons ATGAAAGAAGGACACAATATTTCCAACGTAACTAATGACGATTGCGTGCATGAAAATGGAGAG GCCATTAGTACAAAGGATTCTCCGGCAAGGCAGAAACTACGTGGATGGCTCAATAGAAATTTACGGATAAAAATGACGGATGGTCGAGTCTTAATGGGGGTATTCTTATGTACTGATCGCGACGCCAATGTGATATTAGGATCCTGTTCTGAATTCCTATCCGAAGATCACACAGAAGCAAGAACTCTTGGTCTGGTGATGATACCTGGTAGACATATTGTATCGATACACCTTGATGCCTGA